The window CCTGGCGCCGCCGGAGCAACCCGGCGCCTGACTTCAGGCAAAAAAAACGGCCGCACAAGCGGCCGTTTTTCATTAATCTGCTGAAGGTTATACGATAAAATCAACCTGCTGCAGCGGATGCCCAACGATCTTCACCAGGAAATCGGCGCTGGTAAAATCACCGCCCATGTTAATCGCCAGATCGCTGACGTTGGTCGCCTGATCATAAGTCAGGGTCGCTTCACCCGCCTTGCCGCTGAATTCGCTGACAAAAGTCACCTTCTGCAAGCCTTCACCGGTGTTGAACACCGACAGGTCTATTTTGTCGGTGCCGCTGACAAAATCGGTGATCCAATCTGGAGCCGAAGCCCGCGATTCGTTGTAGCTGTTAAAGATAAAGGTATCGGCCCCTTCGCCACCGGACAGCTGATCGACGCCAACCCCGCCAATCAGCACGTCGTCGCCGGCGCCGCCAAACAGCATGTCATTACCGGCGCCGCCGGACAGAATGTCGTTGCCGGCTTCGCCTCTCAGCACGTTGCTGCCGTCGTTGCCGGCGATAAAGTTATTCAACTCGTTGCCGGTGCCGACGATGTTGTCCTTGCCGGTCAACACCAGATATTCAACGTTCTTGGCGAGCGTATAGCTGACCGAAGACTGCACGGTATCCAGGCCTTCACCGTAGTTTTCATGCACTTCATCACGAATATCGTCGACGATATAGGTGTCGTTGTTGCCGCCGCCGTACATTTTATCCGCGCCGGCGCCGCCGTCGAGGATATCGTCGCCGTCTTTGCCATACAGCCAGTCATTGCCCCGGCCACCGGAGATATGATCGTTGCCGTAGCCGCCATACAGGTGATCGGAGAAGATGCTGCCGTTAACCGTTCTGGCGTCGTGCACCGGATCGAGAATGCCGGTCAGCAACAGATCCAGCGTATTGGTCACCAGCCCGTTTTTGTTCAATACGATATCGACGGCCAGGCGCCCCACCCCGCCCACCAGATTGGCGGTCAGCGCCGCGGTCAGCCCGCCGAGGAACGGCAGCAGGCCATCGGCCGGATCGGAAACCTGCACATAGTTATCGCCAAAGCCCAGCGGCGGCGGGAAGACATCCCCCAGCACCCCGGCCCAGCCCGCAGGCGGCAGCCCCAGGTTTTCCAATGCCTGAGACACGTCGGTGTTCACTACGTCGCCGGCCGTCTGCATGCCGCCGTGGGACAGCGCATCATTGATCACGGTGAGCGCCAACGCATCGGAAGCCTGCTGGAAGGTCGCTTCGGAAATCGGCTTGCCCTGCAGCAGGGAAGCTACCTTGGTGGACCCGCGTACAAATTCGCTGTATGCCGAATTATCGCCGGCGTTGATGCCCACCACGTCGCTAATCCAGGTCTCCAGCTTAATCAATTCTTTCGCATGTTCGTCACCGAACAAATAAACCGCGGTCGGCGGCAAATTACCGGTATAGGCCACCCGCGCTTCATGCACGATATCACGGATATAACGGTAGCCATCGGCATATTGACCCGTGTCGCGCAGCTCAGCCAGCTTCTTTGATTGTTCTTCGGTAAACGACACCAAAACATCACTGTTTTGCGTAGCCATATATTTTTCCTTAAATATAATTCAGCAAAAAATTGCCGGCCATTTATAAAAATGGCCGGCACGGGCATCGGTTAATTAGCCGCGGCCCCATTCAGAGGTCACATGGTAAGGCTGGCTCAGTTCATAAGTCGCCCCCAGCGCCTGGCCGATGCCGGCGCTGATTTTCAGACCTGCGCCAATCAGCGTATCGCCCAGCTCATGCACTGGCGCAACAAAAGGAATCGCATTCAGCGCCTGGCCGATCGGCGCCACGGCATTAAAGAAGGCGTTAGTGAGATCCACCGCCTGTAAAATATTATTGCCCGCAATGCTGCTCAGCAAACCGGCACCCGTTACCTGCTCAATTTCCTTCTGAGAAAGTTCGATCATGTTAATTACTCCAATAAAACATCGGTAACAAAGGGTATTTAACAGGAAAAATCAGACGTAAAAAATGTTAGCCATACTGAAGACATATGAATTTCACATTCCTTATGCAATGCGCGCTAATCTTTCCTGATTAAAATCATACCCTGCTCTTCTTAATCACGCCCAGCCAAAGAAAACTCCATTCCCGGCGATGGACAGACTGATTGTAGAGCATTCTAAATTCGACAACCAGTTTCTGAACAGACGCTAAAAAGGCCCCACAGGCATTTCCAAATAAATAGGATTATTGCTAGCCGCCTGCCAGGAGGCAGGATAAAAAAACCTAAGAATCAATCAAGAAATTAACGAAAAACGGGAATGAGAAACAAAAAAACCTGATAAGTGCGTATCTTACTCAGCAATGAAAATTAAGACAAAACGTTGACTGCAGATTTTTTAATATTTAGAAACATCAGAAAACATAGGATTTTTTTTATATTTCTGCGGCAAAAAAACTCTTTTTATTTACATTAATTTACAATTAAAAATAAATTTAACGGCAAGAAATAATTAAATAGTCATTTAAAAACATAATCATAACCGGAAATAGCCCTAAATTAAGACTTATCCTAATCATATTTTCTTGGCAATATCTTTACAAAAGACTTATACCTTAATGGCGAACGCGTTCGCAGAAAGGGAATAAGGCGTATCTCAGATACGTATTTCAAGTTTCATCATGGAAATGGAGATTAAGATGAAAGAACTTAATGTTAATCAAATTGAAGAAGTCAATGGCGCAACTTTCGGCCTGGGATTGGCCATTATCGGCGCAGGCGTTGGCTTCATCGGTGACACCCTTGGCCACCTGGCCGGCCTGTGGGGCAACGGCTGCAAGCCGCAACCACCGGTTTGCCCGCCGCCAAAACCGCCTGTTTGCCCGCCGGAGCCGCCAGTCTGCGAATAACGGGTAGTTAAATTAACTTCGCCGGTGCGCGCGCCCGGCGGAGTTTTTAGCGCTGTTCTAGTCGCCCATAATCCGATGAATTTGCAGATACTGCACCAGCATGATGGTTTTGCCATCTTTGATTCGGCCGTCGGCAATCATCGCCACCGCCTCGCTGAACGGCAGTTCGATCACCTCGATGTCTTCATCTTCTATACCGCCGCCGGCCGCTCGCCGCTCATTATCATGATATTCGGCAATAAAGAAATGCACGATCTCGGTGACGCCGCCGGGGGACATGTAGGCTTCAAAAATCTTTTTCACCTCACCAACCTGAAAGCCGGTCTCCTCCACCGCTTCGCGACGCGCGCATTGTTCGGGCGAATCGGCATCCAGCAGGCCGGCGCAGGCCTCCAGCAGCATGCCGCTTTCATTGCCGTTCACGTAAGTCGGCATGCGGAACTGATTGGTCAGCACCAGAGTGCCCTTGGCGCGGTTGTACAACAAAATGGTGGCGCCGTTGCCCCGATCGTAGACTTCGCGCATCTGCTGAACGGAACGGCCATCCTTGCGTATCAAATCGAACGTGTATTTATGCAGCACGTACCAGTTATCCGACAGCAGCTCTTTCTTAACATTCTCAATCTTCGATGACATGAACTCTTCTTCCATTGGCTGAAACGTGAAAATCATACCGCGATCGGGCGCCCCTGCGGCAAGCGATTTGCAACAAAATTCGCGCGGCGGCCCGGGCCTGGTCGCAGTTTGCCTCCCTTCCGGGCAGCGCACGCTATTTAATTGATTATACAGCGACTATTTTTTCATTTTGTTGACAACTTGATACAAATCGCGGCGCATTTTAGTTGCAAAAGTTATAGTTTTGCTTTCGAATGAAATCGACGACGCCTGCCGTCGGAAAGAAAAGGACTCGTGATTGCTTGTTAAACGCTCTGTGACCGGCAGCCTGGCCAAGGCTCTGTTTTGTATTGTTATTCTGTCGGTAATTTCAACCGGGCTGGCGTTAACCACCGTCGCCGGCAGCCAGAGCGATGCTGAAGCGATCAACATTGCCGGCTCGCTGCGCATGCAAAGCTACCGGCTGGCGTACGATCTCGATAACGGGGCCGCCGAGCTGGAACCGCATCTGCAGCAGTATCAACAATCGCTGCAGGCGCCGGCGCTGCTGAAGCTGGATCGCTTTTACGTGCCGGCCGAAGTGCGGGGAAAATACCTGGCGCTGCGCCAAACCTGGCACGGGCTGGCGCAACAGATCCGCGCCGGCCAAAGCGCCGCCTATCAGGCCCAGGTCGCCGGCTACGTCGCCCAGATAGACCATTTTGTCCTTGCGCTGCAGCGTTATTCCGAGCTGAAGCTGACCCTGGTGGCGACTGTCGGCGCGCTGGGGTATATCGCCATCATCGGCCTGGTGCTGTTTTGCATTCGCTTTATACGCCGCCAGGTGGTCGCGCCGCTGAAACAGCTGGTCGACGCCAGCCAGCGCGTGCAACAGCGGGATTTCAGGCATCCGCCGCTGGATGTCAGCCTGCCGAACGAGCTGGGCGTACTGTCGCAGGCCTTCACCGCCATGTCCGACGATCTGGCCGCCTTTTATCAGTCGCTGGAACGGCAGGTGCACGAAAAAACCCAACGCCTGCGGCAGGCCAACAAAACGCTGGCGGTGTTGTACAGCTGCTCGCAGGCGCTGAGCGAGCGCCAGATAGACCAGCGGGCATTTGAAAAAATCCTGCGTATCGTCCGCCAAAGCGAGCGACTGCACTGCATCAGCCTGAGCGTCACGGACAGCCTCAGCCAGTGGCGGCTCAGCAGCGGCGAACCGGAACAGGCCCCGGCATGGCATGCGCTGCCGATAGTGCAGGACGGTAAACCGCTGGGGGAACTGCGCTGGCAGCCGCAGGCGCAACCGCCTCATCCGTACCTGATGCAGAGCCTGGCCAACATGCTGAGCCGCGCCGTTTATTTCAACCGGGCGCAAAAACAGCACCAACAGCTGCTGCTGATGGAAGAACGCGCCACCATCGCCCGCGAGCTGCACGATTCGCTGGCGCAGGCGCTGTCTTTTCTGCGCATTCAGCTGGCGCTGCTGAAACGCAGCGTTAACGATAACCCCGCGCAAGCGCGGGAAATTATCGATGATTTTGAACGCACGCTGGCCGATGCTTACCGCCAACTGCGCGAACTGTTGGCGACTTTCCGCCTGAATATTCAGGAGGCGGATCTGAACGAGGCGCTGCAGCGGCTGCTGCAGCCATTAAAGGCTCTGAGCGCCGCGCGGATTCAGTTACACTGTCGGCTTTCCTCGCAGGCGCTCAACGCCCAGCAGCAGGTGCATGCGCTGCAGATTGTGCGCGAAGCGGTGCTCAACGCCGTCAAGCACGCCGGGGCCAATGAAATCGAGGTTCGCTGTGAAGTGAACGCCGCCGGCGATAACCTCTTCGTCATCGCTGACGACGGCTGCGGCATCGCCAGCCTGGAAGAGCCGGAAGGCCATTATGGTTTAACCATCATGACCGAACGCGCCGCCCGGCTGGGAGGTACGTTGCACATCCGGCGGAGAGCCGCAGGCGGCACGGAGGTTTGCCTGACGTTTCCGTCATAGCCCGCACGGCTGCCCCACCCTGCGTTACGTTTGCGCGCAGGCCGGCGGCCGCCTCGAGCTGTTGGTGGCGCCAATCGCCACTATGTTAAAAGAGTCCATCCACTGTGGAGCACGCCCCCGGGCGCGTTTGAGTGGCTTTACTTGCTACAGGGAGCATATTTCATGGTGATGAAGCACTACCGAGTAATGATCGTCGACGATCACCCGCTGATGCGGCGCGGCATCAAACAGCTGCTGGCGTTGGATCCGCTGTTTAACGTGGTGGCGGAGGCCGGCAACGGCAGCGAGGCTATCGCCCTGGCGCAGCAGCATGCCCCGGACGTGATCTTGCTGGATCTGAATATGAAGGGCATGTCCGGGTTGGATACCTTAAAGGCGTTGCGCGATGAGGGCGTGGATGCCCGCATCATCGTCCTGACGGTCTCCGATGCGCGCAGCGATCTGTATGCATTGATCGACGCCGGCGCCGACGGCTACCTGTTGAAAGACAGCGAACCGGAGCTGTTGCTGGATCATATCCGCGCCGCCGCCGAGGGGCAAAACGTGATCAGTGAAGCGGTGGCGGACTACCTGCTGTCGCGTAGCGAGCAGCACGATCCCTTCTCGGAGCTGACAGAGCGGGAGCTGGACGTGTTGCAAGAGGTGGCGCGCGGCATGTCCAACAAGCAGGTGGCGGCGCAGCTGCATATTTCTGAAGAAACGGTGAAGGTGCATATCCGCAACATGCTGCGCAAGCTGGACGTTCGCTCCCGCGTGGCGGCGACGGTGATGTATCTGGAGCATAAAAGCCAGTAACCGCACGCGTCCCCGGCCTGCAAGCCGGGGATCCCCTAGTCGATCGCGGCGAGCAGCGCCTGATGATGCTGGTGAACCCAGTGTTTATTGAGCGGCCCCCAGCTTTCAAGCTGATAGAAACCGTCGTTATTGCGCACTCCCTGTTGTACAAACTGCAGCGCCACGCCCAGGCCGGGCAAGGCTTTCAGCACGTCTTGCAAGGTGCGGCGCGGCCAGCCGGTCAATTCCATCAGCCGCGGTACGTTGGGCCTTTCGCTATGGCTTATCAGCCAGCACAGATAAAGTCGACGCGCGAATACCGGATTAATTTCCATACCGAGCTCCTGCCATGAGGTGATTCCTGTTATTTTCGGTTCCCTGCCCCAAAGGGTGCGCAAGGTCGTTGATAGTCATAAAAATGTCGTAATGACCTTTTTTAACCGCAATGGGTACGGCATCGCAGGTTTCTACTACCGTTATTTACATTATCTCCTTTTTTTCTCCACGCTTTACCCGGCCATCGCGAGTAAAGTGCAATAGCGCCGGGATCCTTCCCAGCCGCTGATATGCATAATCCAGATGCGTCTTAAAGATAGAACAAGTCATAACGAGGTTCGCGCTGTATGGCCAATTTTTTTATTGATCGCCCGATTTTCGCCTGGGTTTTGGCAATCATTCTTTGCCTGACCGGCGCTTTGGCGATCTTTTCATTACCCGTTGAGCAATACCCGAACCTGGCGCCGCCGAACGTGCGCATCTCTGCCACCTACCCCGGCGCCTCTGCAAAAACGCTGGAAAATACCGTTACGCAGATTATCGAACAGAACATGACCGGTCTGGACAACATGATGTACATGTCGTCCCAGAGCACCAACACCGGCCAGGCGACGGTGACGCTGACCTTTGAAGCCGGCACCGATCCCAATGAAGCGATGCAGCAGGTGCAGAACCAGCTGCAAGCGGCGATCAAGCGTCTGCCGCAGGCGGTGCAAAATCAGGGGGTGACGGTATCGAAATCCGGCGACACCACCCTGATGATGGTCGCCTTCGTCTCCACCGACGGCAGCATGGACAAGCAGGACATCGCCGACTACATCGTTTCCAACCTGCAGGATCCGCTCAGCCGCATCAACGGCGTGGGCAGCATGGACGTTTACGGCTCGCAGTACGCCATGCGCATCTGGCTCGATCCCAACAAGCTGAACAGCTATCAGCTGACCACCCAGGACGTGGTCAGCGCCATTCAATCGCAGAACGCCCAGGTGGCGGTCGGCCAGCTCGGCGGCACGCCGTCGGTCGACAAGCAGGCGCTGAACGCCACCATCAACGCGCAGTCGCAGCTGCAAACGCCGGAACAGTTCCGCCAAATCACCCTGCGGGTCAATAAAGACGGTTCGCTGGTGACGCTGGGCGACGTTTCCACCATCGAGCTGGGCGGCGAGAACTACAACTACCTCAGCCGCTATAACGGCATGCAGGCCGCCGGCATGAACATCAAGCTGGCCTCGGGCGCCAACGAGCTGCAAACCGACCAGTTGGTGAAAGACAAAATCGCCGAGCTGTCGCAGTACTTCCCGCACGGGCTGGAGGCCAAGGTAGCCTATGAAACCACGCCATTCGTCAAAGCCTCAATCCATGACGTGGTAAAAACCCTGCTGGAAGCCATCTTGCTGGTGTTCCTGGTGATGTACCTGTTCCTGCAGAACTTCCGCGCGACCCTGATCCCCACCATCGCCGTGCCGGTGGTGTTGATGGGCACCTTCGCCATCCTTTCCGCCTGCGGATTCAGCATCAATACCCTGACCATGTTCGCCATGGTGCTGGCGATCGGCCTGCTGGTGGACGATGCCATCGTGGTGGTGGAAAACGTCGAACGCGTGATGAGCGAAGAAGGCCTGCCGCCACGCGAAGCCACGCGAAAATCCATGGGGCAAATTCAGAGTGCGCTGGTCGGCATCGCCATGGTGCTGTCGGCGGTGTTCGTCCCCATGGCGTTCTTCGGCGGCACCACCGGCGCCATCTACCGCCAGTTCTCCATCACCATCGTTTCCGCCATGGTGCTGTCGGTGCTGGTGGCGATGATCCTGACCCCTGCCCTGTGCGCCACGCTGCTCAAGCCGATCGCCAAGGACCATCACCACGGCAAGCGCGGTTTCTTCGGCTGGTTCAACCGCATGTTTAACCGCAATACCGACCGCTATGAGCGCGGCGTTGCGCGAGTATTGCACGCCAGCACCCGCTATATGGTGATTTACCTGCTGCTGCTCGGCGGCATGGCGCTGCTGTTCATCAAACTGCCGACCTCGTTCCTGCCGCAGGAGGATCGCGGCATCTTTACCGTACAGGTGCAGTTGCCGGCCGGCTCAACCCTGCAGCAAACCTCCAAAGTGGTGGAGAAAGTGGAGCATTACTTCCTGACCAAGGAAAAAGAGGACGTACTCTCGGCCTTCGCCATCATCGGCTCCGGCCCGGGCGGCAACGGCCAGAACGTGGCGCGCCTGTTTATCCGCCTGAAAGATTGGGACCTGCGCACCTCGGGCGCCAACACCTCGTTCGACATTATCGATCGCGCTACCAAGGCATTCGAAAACATTAACGAAGCGCGCGTGATCGCCAGCAGCCCGCCGGCGATCACCGGGCTGGGCAACTCCGCCGGCTTCGATATGGAGCTGGAGGATCACGCCGGCCTCGGCCACGATAAGCTGATGGCGGCCCGTGACCAGCTGCTGAAGCTGGCCGGAGAAAACCCGCTGCTGGCGCGGGTGCGTCATAACGGGCTGGACGACAGCCCGCAGCTGCAGATCGACGTCGACCAACGCAAGGCGCAGACCCTGGGCGTCTCGATCGACGACATCAACAACACGCTGTCGACCGCCTGGGGATCGACCTACGTTAACGACTTCGTGGATCGCGGCCGGGTGAAAAAGGTCTACGTGCAGGCGGCCGCGCCGTACCGCATGCTGCCAGGCGACATCGACAAATGGTATGTCCGCAACAGCGCCGGCGGCATGGTGCCGTTCTCGGCCTTCGCCACCTCGCACTGGGAATACGGTTCGCCGCGGCTGGAGCGCTATAACGGCAGCTCGGCGCTGGAGATCGTCGGCGAAGCGGCCGAAGGCGTCAGCACCGGCACCGCGATGACCGAGATGGAGAAAATCGTCAGCCAACTGCCGACCGGCTTCGGCCTGGAATGGACCGCGATGTCCTACCAGGAACGCCTGTCCGGTTCGCAGGCGCCGGCGCTGTACGCCATTTCGCTGCTGGTGGTGTTCCTGTGCCTGGCGGCGCTGTATGAGAGCTGGTCGATCCCGTTCTCGGTCATGCTGGTGGTGCCGCTGGGGGTCATTGGCGCCGTGGCGGCCACCTGGATGCGCGGCCTGGAGAATGACGTCTATTTCCAGGTGGGTCTGTTGACCATCATCGGGCTGTCGGCGAAAAACGCCATCCTGATCGTCGAGTTCGCCAACGAGCTGAACAGCAAAGGGCAGGAGCTGATGTCGGCGACGCTCGAAGCCTCGCGTATGCGCCTGCGGCCGATTTTGATGACCTCGCTGGCGTTTATCTTCGGCGTGCTGCCGATGGCCATCAGCAGCGGCGCCGGCTCCGGCAGCCAACACGCAGTCGGCACCGGCGTGATGGGCGGCATGATCTCCGCCACTCTGTTGGCTATCTTCTTCGTGCCGCTGTTCTTTGTGCTGGTGCGCCGCCGCTTCCCGGGCAAAACGGCGCCGGCGGCAAAAGCGGAAAGCGCCGCGGAATAACGGCCAATAAAAAAGCAGCGTCGGGCAACCGATGCTGCTTTATTTCGAACGAAAGTCCCGTTCCCAAGGTGCTTCAAATGATAACCAATAAGCCCACCTTGCCTCGCGCTTCAACGCAGTGTCAGTTACCCAACATCTCATCAATGAAGTCTTTCCAGTTCCCTAGTTCACGATCAACCATAATGCTTTACAACCTCAATTATTAGACGAAGCGGATTCTACGCCTGTTTTTTGAGCAAGTGAAGCGGTTCGGGAACGATGCCGCCCGCGGAAACCGGGGTTGGCGCACATTTTCGTATTTATCTTATCAATGGCTGGCTCTTCTATACCCTTGTACTCTCAATTCTTCCGTAGTAGCGTGCCAAAGGTATAAAAATTCCCCACCTGAGGCTATGCCATGTCCGCTACGCTGACCATCGAACAACTGAAAAGGCTGGGCCGTTATCCTGAAGCGACCGAACTGGCGCGGCAGCAGCTGTTGTTGCAGCCGGAAGACGCCGGGCTGCACTACCAACTGGCCTGCCTGTACGACGTACAGGGGCTGGAACAGCAGGCCATCCCCTGTTATCTCGCCGCGCTGGCGCGCGACCTGCCGGCCGCCCAGCGCCAAGAGGCCTGGCTGGGCCTCGGCAGCACCTACCGGGCGCTCGGGCAATATCAGCAATCGCTGAGCGCCTTCGATAGCGGGTTGACGGAGTTTCCGCAGGCCAAAGAGCTGACGTTGTTTCGCGCCATGACGCTGTACAACCTGGGCGAAACCAAACAGGCGGTGGCCGACTTGCTGTTATTGCTGGCGGAAACCTCGTCGCATGGCGACATCAGCAGTTACCAACGCGCCATCCGCGAATACGCCGCCGATCTCGACCGCATTGGCTAGGGGGAAACATGGATATTCTGACTGACCTCAACCGCTGCACTCCCGACTGGCAGCGGCTGTGCCGGCTGCTGGAAGACGCGGGATTGGGTGAGCGCGACCCGCAGGTGATGCAGCGGGTGTATCAACACAGCCAGTTTTGCTATTGGGGATTTATTGACGGTGAACTGATGGCCACCGCCCACGCCATCAGCGACATGACCTCCGTCGCCTACCTGGCCGACGTGGCTGTCGATCCGCGTTTTCAGGGCCAGGGGCTGGGCCGGCGGCTGATGGACCGGGTGATGCGGGATCTTGCGCCGCTCGGCAAGGTGTTTATCTATTCGGTGCCGGACAAGCTTGAATTCTATAAGAAATACGGCTTCCACAGCCTGACCACCGGCATGGTGTACGCCGACGGCGCCGCCCTGCAACGCCTGCAAGACAGCGGCTACGTACGCTGAGATCCAGATACGGATAAAACCAAACGGGGAGGCCTAAATTATGTCAGAAAAATCATGGCTCATTGAAACTGAACTAAAAAGCCAAACCATCAGCCTTATTCCCTTACGTAAAGAACACGCACCGGAGCTGGCGCAGGCGGCTATGGATGGAAGATTGTGGGAACTGTGGTTTACTTCCGTACCGACGGAACACACCGTTGATCACTATGTGAGCCAAGCGTTGAGTGAACAATCAGCCGGCCGGGCATTACCCTTCGTCATCGTGCATAACGCAACGCAGAAAATTATCGGTACCACCCGTATTTGTAATGCCGATGGGCAAAACCGTCGGGTGGAAGTCGGCTATACTTGGTATGCAAAAAGTCATCAGAAAACCGCCGCTAATACAGAGTGCAAACTCCTGTTGCTCAGTTATGCCTTTGAAGAGCTGGCGGTAATTGCCGTTGAATTTCGTACTCACTGGCACAATCACATTTCAAGAGCGGCGATCGCCCGACTCGGCGCCAAGCAAGATGGCGTATTGAGAAATCACCAAAAAAATGCAGATGGCAGCTATCGCGACACGGTGATTTTCTCGATCATTGACCATGAGTGGCCGATGGTGAAAAAAAGCTTAGGTTATAAATTACGCCAACCCAGAGAGTAAGAGCGATAAAGCAAGCTAAAGCGCCTTGCTCATAAAAATCCGCCGGGTGCCCGATGGCAGACAGGGCACCTCGCCAAAGCGCACCCAACCTTGCTTCTCATAGAATTTCGGCGCCTGGAAGCTGATGGTGTACAGCACCGCAGATACGCAGCCGCGCCGCCGCCCTTCTTCTTCAAACCTGCGCAGCAACGCACTGCCGACCCCGGAGCCGCGCAGCGCCGTGGGCAGATGAAACAGGTCGAGAAACAGCAGGCCCAGCGATGAGCGGCCGATAATGCCGCCCAACACCTCGCCGCTATGCGGATCTCTTACCACTACCGCCAGCGGCAGCCGATCGTTGTTGCCGGTGATCTCGTCGTTATAGCTATCCAGCCCTTCGCTGATGAGCGCTTCAATTTCTGTACTGACGTTGTCGCGAACCTCTATCGGGTAATTATTCATCCTGT is drawn from Serratia entomophila and contains these coding sequences:
- a CDS encoding calcium-binding protein encodes the protein MATQNSDVLVSFTEEQSKKLAELRDTGQYADGYRYIRDIVHEARVAYTGNLPPTAVYLFGDEHAKELIKLETWISDVVGINAGDNSAYSEFVRGSTKVASLLQGKPISEATFQQASDALALTVINDALSHGGMQTAGDVVNTDVSQALENLGLPPAGWAGVLGDVFPPPLGFGDNYVQVSDPADGLLPFLGGLTAALTANLVGGVGRLAVDIVLNKNGLVTNTLDLLLTGILDPVHDARTVNGSIFSDHLYGGYGNDHISGGRGNDWLYGKDGDDILDGGAGADKMYGGGNNDTYIVDDIRDEVHENYGEGLDTVQSSVSYTLAKNVEYLVLTGKDNIVGTGNELNNFIAGNDGSNVLRGEAGNDILSGGAGNDMLFGGAGDDVLIGGVGVDQLSGGEGADTFIFNSYNESRASAPDWITDFVSGTDKIDLSVFNTGEGLQKVTFVSEFSGKAGEATLTYDQATNVSDLAINMGGDFTSADFLVKIVGHPLQQVDFIV
- the nudK gene encoding GDP-mannose pyrophosphatase NudK; protein product: MSSKIENVKKELLSDNWYVLHKYTFDLIRKDGRSVQQMREVYDRGNGATILLYNRAKGTLVLTNQFRMPTYVNGNESGMLLEACAGLLDADSPEQCARREAVEETGFQVGEVKKIFEAYMSPGGVTEIVHFFIAEYHDNERRAAGGGIEDEDIEVIELPFSEAVAMIADGRIKDGKTIMLVQYLQIHRIMGD
- the narQ gene encoding nitrate/nitrite two-component system sensor histidine kinase NarQ; amino-acid sequence: MLVKRSVTGSLAKALFCIVILSVISTGLALTTVAGSQSDAEAINIAGSLRMQSYRLAYDLDNGAAELEPHLQQYQQSLQAPALLKLDRFYVPAEVRGKYLALRQTWHGLAQQIRAGQSAAYQAQVAGYVAQIDHFVLALQRYSELKLTLVATVGALGYIAIIGLVLFCIRFIRRQVVAPLKQLVDASQRVQQRDFRHPPLDVSLPNELGVLSQAFTAMSDDLAAFYQSLERQVHEKTQRLRQANKTLAVLYSCSQALSERQIDQRAFEKILRIVRQSERLHCISLSVTDSLSQWRLSSGEPEQAPAWHALPIVQDGKPLGELRWQPQAQPPHPYLMQSLANMLSRAVYFNRAQKQHQQLLLMEERATIARELHDSLAQALSFLRIQLALLKRSVNDNPAQAREIIDDFERTLADAYRQLRELLATFRLNIQEADLNEALQRLLQPLKALSAARIQLHCRLSSQALNAQQQVHALQIVREAVLNAVKHAGANEIEVRCEVNAAGDNLFVIADDGCGIASLEEPEGHYGLTIMTERAARLGGTLHIRRRAAGGTEVCLTFPS
- the narP gene encoding nitrate/nitrite response regulator protein NarP yields the protein MVMKHYRVMIVDDHPLMRRGIKQLLALDPLFNVVAEAGNGSEAIALAQQHAPDVILLDLNMKGMSGLDTLKALRDEGVDARIIVLTVSDARSDLYALIDAGADGYLLKDSEPELLLDHIRAAAEGQNVISEAVADYLLSRSEQHDPFSELTERELDVLQEVARGMSNKQVAAQLHISEETVKVHIRNMLRKLDVRSRVAATVMYLEHKSQ
- a CDS encoding winged helix-turn-helix domain-containing protein, with product MEINPVFARRLYLCWLISHSERPNVPRLMELTGWPRRTLQDVLKALPGLGVALQFVQQGVRNNDGFYQLESWGPLNKHWVHQHHQALLAAID
- the acrD gene encoding multidrug efflux RND transporter permease AcrD, which translates into the protein MANFFIDRPIFAWVLAIILCLTGALAIFSLPVEQYPNLAPPNVRISATYPGASAKTLENTVTQIIEQNMTGLDNMMYMSSQSTNTGQATVTLTFEAGTDPNEAMQQVQNQLQAAIKRLPQAVQNQGVTVSKSGDTTLMMVAFVSTDGSMDKQDIADYIVSNLQDPLSRINGVGSMDVYGSQYAMRIWLDPNKLNSYQLTTQDVVSAIQSQNAQVAVGQLGGTPSVDKQALNATINAQSQLQTPEQFRQITLRVNKDGSLVTLGDVSTIELGGENYNYLSRYNGMQAAGMNIKLASGANELQTDQLVKDKIAELSQYFPHGLEAKVAYETTPFVKASIHDVVKTLLEAILLVFLVMYLFLQNFRATLIPTIAVPVVLMGTFAILSACGFSINTLTMFAMVLAIGLLVDDAIVVVENVERVMSEEGLPPREATRKSMGQIQSALVGIAMVLSAVFVPMAFFGGTTGAIYRQFSITIVSAMVLSVLVAMILTPALCATLLKPIAKDHHHGKRGFFGWFNRMFNRNTDRYERGVARVLHASTRYMVIYLLLLGGMALLFIKLPTSFLPQEDRGIFTVQVQLPAGSTLQQTSKVVEKVEHYFLTKEKEDVLSAFAIIGSGPGGNGQNVARLFIRLKDWDLRTSGANTSFDIIDRATKAFENINEARVIASSPPAITGLGNSAGFDMELEDHAGLGHDKLMAARDQLLKLAGENPLLARVRHNGLDDSPQLQIDVDQRKAQTLGVSIDDINNTLSTAWGSTYVNDFVDRGRVKKVYVQAAAPYRMLPGDIDKWYVRNSAGGMVPFSAFATSHWEYGSPRLERYNGSSALEIVGEAAEGVSTGTAMTEMEKIVSQLPTGFGLEWTAMSYQERLSGSQAPALYAISLLVVFLCLAALYESWSIPFSVMLVVPLGVIGAVAATWMRGLENDVYFQVGLLTIIGLSAKNAILIVEFANELNSKGQELMSATLEASRMRLRPILMTSLAFIFGVLPMAISSGAGSGSQHAVGTGVMGGMISATLLAIFFVPLFFVLVRRRFPGKTAPAAKAESAAE
- the ypfM gene encoding protein YpfM; amino-acid sequence: MVDRELGNWKDFIDEMLGN
- a CDS encoding tetratricopeptide repeat protein, which codes for MSATLTIEQLKRLGRYPEATELARQQLLLQPEDAGLHYQLACLYDVQGLEQQAIPCYLAALARDLPAAQRQEAWLGLGSTYRALGQYQQSLSAFDSGLTEFPQAKELTLFRAMTLYNLGETKQAVADLLLLLAETSSHGDISSYQRAIREYAADLDRIG
- a CDS encoding GNAT family N-acetyltransferase, whose protein sequence is MDILTDLNRCTPDWQRLCRLLEDAGLGERDPQVMQRVYQHSQFCYWGFIDGELMATAHAISDMTSVAYLADVAVDPRFQGQGLGRRLMDRVMRDLAPLGKVFIYSVPDKLEFYKKYGFHSLTTGMVYADGAALQRLQDSGYVR